One window of Anaeromyxobacter diazotrophicus genomic DNA carries:
- a CDS encoding DUF7417 domain-containing protein, which yields MKRKTKVASLADQIIAYEDGELDDGRTVALFQRLVDTGLAWQLQGHYGRTALAYLNAGLVHPAEAADVLMMGTAPVAKEGES from the coding sequence ATGAAGCGGAAGACGAAGGTGGCGAGCCTCGCGGACCAGATCATCGCCTACGAGGACGGCGAGCTGGACGACGGCAGGACCGTGGCGCTGTTCCAGCGGCTCGTGGACACGGGCCTGGCCTGGCAGCTCCAGGGGCACTACGGGCGGACCGCGCTCGCCTACCTGAACGCGGGCTTGGTTCACCCGGCGGAAGCAGCGGACGTTCTCATGATGGGCACCGCGCCAGTCGCGAAGGAGGGCGAGTCATGA
- a CDS encoding recombinase family protein, translating to MRYVEVIRVSGQTQYDKDTPAQQRAALDRLAQGRAGVCVATLQEPRAVSGALRLAERPDLQKLLQLARERAFDELRVQRWDRVQRTPLRAERGLIIDAIAEAGAKVVEADGGEFDPATDDGDLMLGLKGSMANRERNLIRARTTAGKLQAARAGRPYRAAYGRTWDVEKGTWGYDEEKRAVYKSLFDRVLAGESQRSIARDLNARGIPTPGGVKWSAGHTSRLLKDASAYGVMTREGIEIQCPPIVDRETWEKAQVALTEHSTRLGGPPRKSGAILQKLVKCAVCGGPVHVRWTKDSARKGRKSRLYYVCARRPEPACRRFHAVPKVDELVEERIIAMFADPKNQRFIFDEEGREQGEPIDYESEKLSCEKRMGELRAKAERIQRRNDAQLLEDETADKMLAEVAKERREVESRLAQASLSVEQREARARAEKVRFADVRRSARFLRRRKGADPEAWRKTLELLLQGQPLYLRPDGTVTARRP from the coding sequence GTGCGGTACGTGGAAGTGATCCGCGTCTCCGGCCAGACGCAGTACGACAAGGACACCCCAGCCCAGCAGCGAGCCGCGCTCGACCGCCTCGCGCAGGGACGCGCCGGGGTCTGCGTCGCGACGCTCCAGGAGCCGCGCGCCGTCTCGGGCGCCCTCCGCCTCGCGGAGCGCCCGGACCTCCAGAAGCTCCTCCAGCTCGCCCGTGAGCGCGCCTTCGATGAGCTGCGCGTCCAGCGCTGGGACCGCGTCCAGAGGACGCCGCTCCGGGCCGAGAGAGGACTCATCATCGACGCCATCGCGGAGGCGGGCGCGAAGGTGGTAGAGGCGGACGGGGGCGAGTTCGACCCCGCGACCGACGACGGCGACCTCATGCTGGGCTTGAAGGGCTCCATGGCGAACCGCGAACGAAACCTCATCCGCGCCAGGACGACCGCCGGGAAGCTCCAGGCAGCGAGGGCTGGCCGTCCGTACCGAGCGGCCTACGGCCGGACCTGGGACGTCGAGAAGGGGACGTGGGGCTACGACGAGGAGAAGCGCGCCGTCTACAAGTCCCTCTTCGATCGCGTCCTCGCGGGCGAGAGCCAGCGCTCCATCGCGCGGGACCTGAACGCGCGGGGCATCCCGACGCCGGGCGGCGTGAAGTGGAGCGCGGGCCACACGTCGAGGCTGCTGAAGGACGCGAGCGCCTACGGGGTCATGACGCGCGAGGGCATCGAGATCCAGTGCCCGCCCATCGTGGACCGTGAGACCTGGGAGAAGGCCCAGGTCGCGCTCACGGAGCACTCGACCCGCCTCGGCGGACCGCCCCGCAAGTCGGGCGCCATCCTCCAGAAGCTCGTGAAGTGCGCCGTCTGCGGCGGTCCCGTCCACGTGAGGTGGACGAAGGACAGCGCGCGGAAGGGCCGGAAGTCGAGGCTCTACTACGTCTGCGCTCGGCGCCCCGAGCCCGCCTGCCGCCGCTTCCACGCGGTCCCGAAGGTGGACGAGTTGGTCGAGGAGCGCATCATCGCCATGTTCGCGGACCCGAAGAACCAGCGCTTCATCTTCGATGAGGAGGGCCGCGAGCAGGGGGAGCCCATCGACTACGAGAGCGAGAAGCTCTCCTGCGAGAAGCGCATGGGCGAGCTACGTGCGAAGGCGGAGCGGATCCAGCGCCGGAACGACGCCCAGCTACTCGAGGACGAGACCGCCGACAAGATGCTCGCGGAGGTCGCGAAGGAGAGGCGCGAGGTGGAGTCGCGCCTCGCTCAGGCTTCCCTCTCCGTCGAGCAGCGCGAGGCGAGGGCGAGAGCCGAGAAGGTCCGGTTCGCGGACGTCCGCCGGAGCGCGAGGTTCCTGCGCCGCCGGAAGGGTGCGGACCCGGAGGCCTGGCGGAAGACCTTGGAGCTTCTCCTCCAGGGCCAGCCGCTCTACCTCCGGCCGGACGGGACCGTGACGGCGAGGCGGCCGTAG
- a CDS encoding YifB family Mg chelatase-like AAA ATPase has translation MLVRVRSSAVLGVAAVGIDVEVEALQGMPRVELVGLATSAVQEAKVRVQAAVRNLGVDLPEKRIVVNLAPADLRKEGSSFDLPIAVALLAACKRLPPEALEGFHFAGELALSGEVKPIRGALAQAIEARRAGATALVVPEANALEAAVVEGLRVHPARHLGEVVAWMNGVAEPPTRAPAAPQLAPDGALDLADVAGQEHARRALEVAAAGGHNLLLFGPPGSGKTMLARRLPGILPPFTFEEALEATVVHSVAGLTRDRGLLAERPFRSPHHSVSDAGLVGGSNIPRPGEVSLAHHGVLFLDELPEFRRHVLDALRQPAEDGEVCIVRATRAVRYPAQFMLVAAMNPCPCGWYGDARRACRCTLHELAVYRRRISGPLLDRIDLHVDVPAVPCAALPSAGSTEPSAAVRARVLAARERQAERAGPGGPRVNARLKGAALRRACPLPPEGRRLLAEAVEKLGLSARAHDRILRVARTVADLEGADRIAVAHLAEAVQYRALDRRA, from the coding sequence GTGCTGGTGCGCGTCCGCTCCTCCGCCGTCCTCGGCGTCGCCGCCGTCGGCATCGACGTGGAGGTCGAGGCCCTCCAGGGCATGCCGCGCGTGGAGCTGGTGGGCCTCGCCACGAGCGCGGTCCAGGAGGCGAAGGTCCGGGTGCAGGCGGCGGTGCGGAACCTCGGGGTGGACCTGCCCGAGAAGCGCATCGTGGTGAACCTCGCGCCGGCCGACCTGCGCAAGGAGGGATCGAGTTTCGACTTGCCCATCGCGGTGGCGCTCCTCGCCGCGTGCAAGCGCCTCCCGCCGGAGGCGCTGGAGGGCTTCCACTTCGCGGGCGAGCTGGCGCTGTCGGGCGAGGTGAAGCCCATCCGCGGCGCCCTGGCGCAGGCCATCGAGGCGCGCCGGGCCGGGGCGACCGCGCTGGTGGTGCCGGAGGCGAACGCGCTGGAGGCGGCGGTGGTGGAGGGGCTGCGCGTCCACCCGGCGCGCCACCTGGGCGAGGTGGTGGCCTGGATGAACGGCGTCGCCGAGCCTCCGACGCGCGCCCCGGCTGCGCCGCAGCTCGCGCCGGACGGTGCGCTCGATCTCGCCGACGTGGCCGGCCAGGAGCACGCGCGGCGCGCGCTGGAGGTGGCGGCCGCCGGCGGGCACAACCTGCTCCTCTTCGGGCCGCCCGGCAGCGGCAAGACGATGCTGGCCCGGAGGCTCCCCGGCATCCTGCCGCCCTTCACGTTCGAGGAGGCGCTCGAGGCGACGGTGGTGCACAGCGTGGCCGGGCTCACCCGCGACCGGGGGCTCCTCGCCGAGCGGCCGTTCCGGTCGCCGCACCACTCGGTCTCCGACGCCGGCCTGGTGGGCGGCTCCAATATCCCGCGGCCGGGCGAGGTCTCGCTCGCGCATCACGGGGTGCTCTTCCTGGACGAGCTCCCCGAGTTCCGCCGCCACGTCCTCGACGCCCTCCGGCAGCCGGCCGAGGACGGCGAGGTCTGCATCGTGCGGGCGACGCGGGCGGTGCGCTACCCGGCGCAGTTCATGCTGGTCGCCGCCATGAACCCGTGCCCCTGCGGCTGGTACGGGGACGCGCGCCGCGCCTGCCGCTGTACCCTGCACGAGCTCGCCGTCTACCGCCGCCGCATCTCCGGGCCGCTCCTCGACCGGATCGACCTGCACGTCGACGTGCCGGCCGTCCCCTGCGCCGCGCTGCCCTCGGCCGGGAGCACCGAGCCGAGCGCGGCGGTGCGCGCCCGCGTGCTGGCCGCGCGCGAGCGGCAGGCCGAGCGCGCCGGCCCCGGCGGGCCGCGGGTGAACGCGCGGCTCAAGGGGGCGGCGCTCCGGCGCGCCTGCCCGCTGCCGCCCGAGGGGCGGCGCCTGCTGGCCGAGGCGGTGGAGAAGCTCGGGCTCTCGGCGCGCGCGCACGACCGGATCCTGCGCGTCGCGCGCACCGTCGCCGACCTCGAGGGCGCCGACCGGATCGCCGTCGCGCACCTGGCGGAGGCCGTGCAGTACCGCGCGCTCGACCGGCGCGCCTGA
- the recA gene encoding recombinase RecA, whose product MSKLGEKVKALGAAVAAIEKQFGKGSIMRLGEQEETPRIAVVSSGSIGLDLALGVGGYPRGRVIEIFGPESSGKTTLALHAIAEVQKAGGVAAFIDAEHALDVTYARRLGVNLADLLVSQPDTGEQALEIAEQLVRSGAVDLIVVDSVAALVPKAEIEGEMGDAHMGVQARLMSQALRKLTAVVSRNASTVVFINQIRMKIGVVFGNPETTTGGHALKFYASVRLDIRRIGQLKEGEQVVGSRTRVKVVKNKVAPPFREAEFDIRYGVGVDRLAEAVDLGVERNLVEKSGAFYALGGERMGQGRERAVEWLKANPAALEALVAKLALPPEPLAVVRASA is encoded by the coding sequence ATGTCGAAGCTGGGGGAGAAGGTGAAGGCGCTCGGGGCGGCGGTGGCCGCCATCGAGAAGCAGTTCGGGAAGGGGAGCATCATGCGCCTCGGCGAGCAGGAGGAGACGCCGCGGATCGCGGTCGTCTCGAGCGGCTCGATCGGGCTCGACCTGGCGCTCGGGGTCGGCGGCTACCCGCGCGGCCGGGTGATCGAGATCTTCGGGCCCGAGTCGTCGGGCAAGACCACGCTCGCGCTGCACGCCATCGCCGAGGTGCAGAAGGCCGGCGGGGTGGCGGCCTTCATCGACGCCGAGCACGCGCTCGACGTGACCTACGCGCGGCGGCTGGGCGTGAACCTCGCCGACCTGCTGGTCTCGCAGCCCGACACCGGCGAGCAGGCGCTCGAGATCGCCGAGCAGCTCGTGCGCTCGGGCGCGGTGGACCTCATCGTGGTGGACTCGGTGGCGGCGCTCGTGCCCAAGGCGGAGATCGAGGGCGAGATGGGCGACGCCCACATGGGCGTGCAGGCGCGGCTCATGAGCCAGGCGCTGCGCAAGCTCACCGCGGTGGTGTCGCGCAACGCCTCGACGGTGGTCTTCATCAACCAGATCCGGATGAAGATCGGCGTGGTGTTCGGCAACCCCGAGACCACCACCGGCGGGCACGCGCTCAAGTTCTACGCCTCGGTCCGGCTCGACATCCGCCGCATCGGGCAGCTCAAGGAGGGTGAGCAGGTGGTCGGCAGCCGGACCCGCGTGAAGGTGGTGAAGAACAAGGTGGCGCCGCCCTTCCGCGAGGCCGAGTTCGACATCCGCTACGGCGTGGGGGTAGACCGGCTGGCCGAGGCGGTCGACCTCGGCGTGGAGCGGAACCTCGTCGAGAAGTCGGGCGCCTTCTACGCGCTGGGCGGCGAGCGCATGGGCCAGGGGCGCGAGCGCGCGGTGGAGTGGCTCAAGGCGAACCCCGCCGCGCTGGAGGCGCTGGTCGCGAAGCTCGCCCTGCCGCCGGAGCCGCTGGCCGTGGTCCGGGCGAGCGCCTGA
- a CDS encoding DUF4230 domain-containing protein → MRSMARLAVAALAAGAGLGLVLAVAARRAPALPDPPAVALRVREVAKLEALEVSLYKKVTFAPEPTPADSLWGDVAGWLRHTFRAPRGKAIVFADAHLGLDLSALDASRVRVTGRTVQLTLPEVTATVELRPGETEIIGSNLDSAETARLLELARAAFERELSADRALKARARASAERAIRALLTGLGFTEVRFAEPPSA, encoded by the coding sequence ATGCGCTCCATGGCCAGGCTCGCGGTGGCCGCCCTCGCGGCGGGCGCGGGGCTGGGGCTCGTCCTCGCGGTCGCCGCCCGGCGCGCGCCGGCGCTCCCCGATCCGCCGGCGGTCGCGCTCCGGGTCCGGGAGGTGGCGAAGCTCGAGGCGCTCGAGGTGAGCCTGTACAAGAAGGTGACCTTCGCGCCGGAGCCCACGCCCGCGGACTCGCTGTGGGGCGACGTGGCGGGCTGGCTCCGCCACACCTTCCGCGCGCCGCGCGGGAAGGCGATCGTCTTCGCCGACGCGCACCTCGGGCTCGACCTCTCGGCCCTCGACGCCTCCCGGGTGCGGGTGACGGGGCGGACCGTGCAGCTCACCCTCCCCGAGGTCACGGCCACGGTCGAGCTCCGGCCCGGCGAGACCGAGATCATCGGCTCGAACCTCGACTCCGCGGAGACGGCGCGCCTGCTGGAGCTCGCCCGGGCGGCCTTCGAGCGCGAGCTCTCGGCGGACCGGGCGCTCAAGGCGCGCGCTCGCGCCTCGGCGGAGCGGGCGATCCGCGCGCTCCTCACCGGGCTCGGCTTCACCGAGGTGCGCTTCGCCGAGCCGCCCAGCGCCTGA
- a CDS encoding TfoX/Sxy family protein has product MATRPSVVEYAVELLGSVGPVQARAMFSGHGIYAEGVMFALLYRDELYLKADDVSRPRFVEAGCQPWVYESRTRVMTTSYYRPPDDAHESAEAMLPWARLALDAALRARAAKAKAKPKPSSKAKEKEKPARPGAGVARRPTRAAPRARGSTRATRRPR; this is encoded by the coding sequence ATGGCCACCCGCCCGAGCGTCGTGGAGTACGCGGTCGAGCTCCTGGGCTCCGTCGGTCCGGTGCAGGCGCGCGCGATGTTCAGCGGCCACGGGATCTACGCGGAGGGCGTCATGTTCGCGCTCCTCTACCGCGACGAGCTGTACCTCAAGGCGGACGATGTCTCGCGGCCGCGCTTCGTCGAGGCGGGCTGCCAGCCGTGGGTCTACGAGAGCCGGACTCGGGTGATGACCACCTCCTACTACCGGCCGCCCGACGACGCGCACGAGAGCGCCGAGGCGATGCTCCCGTGGGCCCGGCTCGCGCTCGACGCCGCGCTCCGGGCGCGGGCGGCGAAGGCGAAGGCGAAGCCGAAGCCGAGCTCCAAGGCGAAGGAGAAGGAGAAGCCGGCGCGCCCCGGGGCCGGTGTAGCCAGAAGGCCCACGCGCGCCGCCCCTCGCGCGCGCGGGAGCACCCGCGCCACGCGCCGTCCGCGGTAG
- a CDS encoding PD40 domain-containing protein produces MPRLLAALWLAAAPLAAAAQGLELGRPDVGEALRRMDRLHEQAARTGLAAPGPLQQTFVLPERPGQNQVSWYEFDWQHLDVPSPTGGEGGIRLYYYRRERAVAERALPVIRNAYLRLVDQFHYTPTKQIPYILYASQREFQATNVFQVSESVLGVTSPRDLKMSLPYFGNHELFREVSTHELVHQFTIQKLLDLAGAEDASSPIDALPLWFIEGLAEYYAKGGLDPETDLYLRDLVWNPDPERHYQVVAFAEDRYRGYIPTYKLGQARVAFVAEVYGPEKIQAYLESAVMLGSAPGEHGFGALTQRVLNEPLEQVDTRWRAWLKRRYYPAYAGRQDLAQLRELSELPAEPEAAQVSPDGQLVFFRGIDREAGRARLYLMDARWPRGAVRVASDNQPGVESLHPIEHSVMAVAEGVLAFSAQAGAGDVLYVQRFRHVPPRGGKPPELALGERRRLDLRHPSGRRFIEISDPTFSPDARLIAFAGMTDAGQQDVYVVPVEGGAVRQLTDDPYAERDLAWGADGLYASSDATDHGRFNLFRLDPATGARTRLTTGAWDDRAPRPQADGSVLFSSDAAGKPDLYVLRGEEVRRLTDFATGLTSPAVAPQARGVWASTFYRGRFRLVEVPRVTWLDEPPLHLAAAGPPLAIPQDEFPPAVPSYDPYALGNWKPEAGYIYGGGASNAVAGSAALLFSDVLRDHVGYLQLSVLGSFEYTQALALFESRAGRTAWVLGAFHFVQEQLDLVNPDLAFLQRDFGVLGSLRFPIDRFRRWEAELSVGGVQRYCLTTLTNSLISCGGVDPTLPGVAGWRQRNGGTQLELGPTFRYGYDTVRYDPTAGPLAGNALLLEVGGQYLPWLRAVSGFARGDATTYFQISGRAKFFLRAAAGTSFAPDDPGRTWARTWWLTAADNLRGYYWNDLAYLIGRNYWVANAELQLPLDPVLRLAIFDSLFGVAALDFGGVFNDWSTRAGCDIQRDRCPDGNQVRPSDLGAWDVRTLTGVLGVNMLFGPLLLRVHFGHPFDIKGVRTPALRDGTSWVTNVTLRYFFF; encoded by the coding sequence ATGCCCAGGCTGCTCGCCGCGCTCTGGCTCGCCGCTGCACCGCTCGCCGCCGCCGCCCAGGGCCTCGAGCTGGGGCGCCCGGACGTCGGCGAGGCGCTGCGGCGGATGGACCGGCTCCACGAGCAGGCCGCCCGGACCGGGCTCGCCGCGCCGGGCCCGCTCCAGCAGACGTTCGTCCTGCCGGAGCGCCCGGGGCAGAACCAGGTCTCCTGGTACGAGTTCGACTGGCAACACCTCGACGTGCCGTCGCCCACCGGCGGCGAGGGCGGCATCCGGCTCTACTACTACCGGCGCGAGCGCGCGGTGGCCGAGCGGGCGCTGCCGGTCATCCGCAACGCGTACCTGCGGCTCGTCGATCAGTTCCACTACACGCCGACGAAGCAGATCCCGTACATCCTCTACGCCTCGCAGCGCGAGTTCCAGGCCACCAACGTCTTCCAGGTGTCCGAGTCGGTGCTGGGCGTCACCTCGCCGCGCGACCTCAAGATGTCGCTCCCGTACTTCGGGAACCACGAGCTCTTCCGCGAGGTCTCGACGCACGAGCTCGTCCACCAGTTCACCATCCAGAAGCTGCTCGACCTGGCCGGGGCCGAGGACGCGAGCTCGCCCATCGACGCGCTCCCGCTCTGGTTCATCGAGGGCCTCGCCGAGTACTACGCGAAGGGGGGCCTCGACCCGGAGACCGACCTCTACCTGCGCGACCTCGTCTGGAACCCCGATCCCGAGCGGCACTACCAGGTCGTCGCCTTCGCCGAGGACCGCTACCGCGGCTACATCCCGACCTACAAGCTGGGCCAGGCGCGGGTCGCGTTCGTCGCCGAGGTCTATGGGCCGGAGAAGATCCAGGCGTACCTCGAGAGCGCGGTCATGCTCGGCAGCGCGCCCGGCGAGCACGGCTTCGGGGCGCTCACCCAGCGCGTCCTCAACGAGCCGCTGGAGCAGGTGGACACGCGCTGGCGGGCGTGGCTCAAGCGCCGCTACTACCCCGCCTACGCCGGGCGTCAAGACCTGGCGCAGCTGCGCGAGCTCTCGGAGCTCCCGGCGGAGCCGGAGGCGGCGCAGGTCTCGCCGGACGGCCAGCTCGTCTTCTTCCGCGGCATCGACCGCGAAGCGGGCCGGGCGCGGCTCTACCTCATGGACGCGCGCTGGCCGCGCGGCGCGGTGCGGGTGGCCTCCGACAACCAGCCCGGGGTCGAGTCGCTCCACCCCATCGAGCACTCGGTCATGGCGGTGGCCGAGGGCGTCCTCGCCTTCTCGGCGCAGGCCGGCGCGGGCGACGTGCTCTACGTGCAGCGCTTCCGGCACGTGCCGCCGCGGGGCGGAAAGCCGCCGGAGCTCGCCCTGGGCGAGCGGCGCCGGCTCGACCTCCGCCACCCGAGCGGCCGCCGCTTCATCGAGATCTCCGACCCGACCTTCTCCCCCGACGCGCGGCTCATCGCCTTCGCGGGCATGACCGACGCCGGGCAGCAGGACGTCTACGTGGTGCCGGTGGAGGGCGGCGCGGTGCGCCAGCTCACCGACGACCCGTACGCCGAGCGCGACCTGGCCTGGGGCGCGGACGGCCTCTACGCCTCGTCGGACGCGACCGACCACGGCCGCTTCAACCTGTTCCGCCTCGACCCGGCCACGGGCGCGCGGACCCGGCTCACGACCGGCGCGTGGGACGATCGGGCGCCCCGGCCGCAGGCCGACGGCTCGGTGCTCTTCTCGAGCGACGCGGCGGGCAAGCCCGACCTCTACGTGCTCCGCGGCGAGGAGGTGCGGCGGCTCACCGACTTCGCGACCGGGCTCACCTCCCCGGCGGTGGCGCCGCAGGCGCGCGGCGTCTGGGCCTCGACCTTCTACCGGGGCCGCTTCCGGCTGGTGGAGGTCCCGCGCGTCACCTGGCTGGACGAGCCGCCGCTCCACCTGGCCGCGGCCGGGCCGCCCCTGGCCATCCCGCAGGACGAGTTCCCGCCGGCGGTGCCGAGCTACGACCCGTACGCGCTCGGCAACTGGAAGCCGGAGGCGGGCTACATCTACGGCGGCGGCGCCTCCAACGCGGTGGCGGGCAGCGCCGCCCTGCTCTTCTCGGACGTGCTCCGCGATCACGTCGGGTACCTGCAGCTCTCGGTGCTCGGCTCCTTCGAGTACACGCAGGCGCTGGCGCTCTTCGAGAGCCGCGCCGGGCGGACGGCCTGGGTGCTGGGCGCGTTCCACTTCGTGCAGGAGCAGCTCGACCTCGTGAACCCCGACCTCGCGTTCCTGCAGCGCGACTTCGGCGTGCTCGGCTCGCTCCGGTTCCCCATCGACCGGTTCCGCCGCTGGGAGGCGGAGCTGTCGGTGGGCGGCGTGCAGCGCTACTGCCTCACCACCCTCACCAACTCGCTCATCTCCTGCGGCGGCGTCGATCCGACCCTGCCCGGCGTCGCCGGCTGGCGGCAGCGCAACGGCGGCACCCAGCTCGAGCTCGGCCCCACCTTCCGCTACGGCTACGACACCGTGCGCTACGACCCGACCGCGGGGCCGCTGGCCGGGAACGCGCTCCTGCTCGAGGTCGGCGGCCAGTACCTCCCGTGGCTGCGCGCGGTGAGCGGGTTCGCGCGCGGCGACGCGACGACCTACTTCCAGATCTCCGGCCGCGCGAAGTTCTTCCTGCGCGCGGCCGCCGGCACGAGCTTCGCGCCGGACGACCCGGGCCGCACCTGGGCGCGCACCTGGTGGCTCACCGCCGCCGACAACCTGCGCGGCTACTACTGGAACGACCTCGCCTACCTCATCGGCCGCAACTACTGGGTCGCGAACGCCGAGCTGCAGCTCCCGCTCGACCCCGTGCTGCGCCTCGCCATCTTCGACTCGCTCTTCGGGGTGGCCGCGCTCGACTTCGGCGGCGTGTTCAACGACTGGAGCACGCGCGCCGGCTGCGACATCCAGCGGGACCGCTGCCCCGACGGCAACCAGGTGCGGCCGAGCGACCTCGGCGCCTGGGACGTGCGCACGCTCACCGGCGTGCTCGGCGTGAACATGCTGTTCGGCCCGCTCCTCCTGCGCGTGCACTTCGGTCACCCCTTCGACATCAAGGGCGTCCGGACCCCGGCGCTCCGCGACGGGACGTCGTGGGTGACGAACGTGACCCTGCGCTACTTCTTCTTCTGA
- a CDS encoding DUF1285 domain-containing protein, translating into MAAHDEAALELLREQSGLSIDLDGRLCHRGEPITHARTLEVLWRSLRRRPDGRYLVQVGRESGYVRIEDAPYAVRGVALEGGAARLHLSDGTVEPLDPATLSVDAAGVLHCQVKGGHRARFTRTAQVDLGLALEEDPRAPGRFLLRLGGREYLVAAEA; encoded by the coding sequence ATGGCGGCGCACGACGAGGCGGCGCTGGAGCTCCTCCGGGAGCAGAGCGGCCTCTCCATCGACCTCGACGGGCGGCTCTGCCACCGCGGCGAGCCCATCACCCACGCCCGGACGCTCGAGGTGCTGTGGCGCTCCCTCAGGCGCCGGCCCGACGGCCGGTACCTGGTGCAGGTGGGGCGCGAGAGCGGCTACGTCCGGATCGAGGACGCGCCGTACGCGGTCCGCGGCGTGGCGCTCGAGGGTGGCGCGGCGCGGCTGCACCTCTCCGATGGCACCGTCGAGCCGCTCGACCCGGCGACCCTCTCCGTCGACGCCGCCGGGGTCCTCCACTGCCAGGTGAAGGGCGGCCACCGCGCCCGGTTCACGCGCACCGCGCAGGTCGACCTGGGGCTGGCGCTCGAGGAGGACCCGCGCGCGCCGGGCCGCTTCCTGCTCCGGCTCGGGGGGCGGGAGTACCTCGTCGCCGCCGAGGCGTGA
- a CDS encoding DUF1275 family protein, producing the protein MGDEPTRREGLLLSGVAGAVDGLGYLLLGVFTAHITGNTVHLGAALGRAQLAAAAHPAFAIAAFVAGVAAGAVARDACERRGLPARPVVFALCGALLAALLGAWTGLGGAEGARFYALAAPAALAMGCQNAVMPKVGGRRVRTYITGTMTELAEALVAAARRRGGERAAALARASELLGVWLAYLAGAVASGAAAARWGAAGVLLPLAGLGSAVLAELRRWRAAGPRAPEG; encoded by the coding sequence ATGGGCGACGAGCCCACCCGGCGCGAGGGCCTGCTGCTCTCCGGGGTGGCCGGGGCGGTGGACGGCCTCGGCTACCTGCTCCTCGGCGTCTTCACCGCGCACATCACCGGGAACACGGTCCACCTCGGCGCCGCGCTGGGTCGGGCCCAGCTCGCCGCCGCGGCCCACCCCGCCTTCGCCATCGCCGCCTTCGTGGCCGGGGTCGCCGCCGGGGCGGTCGCGCGCGACGCCTGCGAGCGCCGCGGCCTGCCGGCGCGGCCGGTGGTGTTCGCGCTCTGCGGCGCGCTGCTGGCGGCGCTCCTGGGCGCCTGGACCGGCCTGGGCGGGGCGGAGGGGGCGCGCTTCTACGCGCTGGCCGCGCCGGCGGCGCTCGCCATGGGGTGCCAGAACGCGGTCATGCCCAAGGTCGGCGGGCGGCGCGTCCGCACGTACATCACCGGCACCATGACCGAGCTCGCCGAGGCGCTCGTCGCGGCGGCCCGGCGGAGGGGCGGCGAGCGCGCCGCCGCGCTCGCGCGCGCGTCCGAGCTGCTCGGGGTGTGGTTGGCCTACCTCGCGGGTGCCGTCGCCAGCGGCGCCGCGGCCGCGCGCTGGGGGGCCGCCGGCGTCCTCCTCCCGCTGGCCGGGCTCGGGAGCGCGGTCCTGGCCGAGCTCCGGCGCTGGCGCGCCGCGGGGCCTCGCGCGCCGGAGGGATGA
- a CDS encoding VOC family protein: MANPNPVPQGMHTVTPSLTIQGCAAALDFYKRALGAEEVMRMPSPDGKSVWHAELRVGDSMIFAGDEMPGGPFRAPSAAHPSPASLWLYVPDCDAAFRRAVDAGAKAVMPPEDMFWGDRVSMVLDPYGYGWHFATHVKDLSPEEMRNGAEEFAKRMKR, from the coding sequence ATGGCGAACCCGAACCCCGTCCCGCAGGGCATGCACACCGTCACCCCGAGCTTGACCATCCAGGGCTGCGCGGCGGCGCTCGACTTCTACAAGCGCGCGCTCGGCGCCGAGGAGGTCATGCGCATGCCGTCGCCGGACGGGAAGAGCGTCTGGCACGCGGAGCTCCGCGTGGGCGACTCGATGATCTTCGCGGGCGACGAGATGCCGGGCGGCCCCTTCCGCGCGCCGTCGGCCGCGCACCCCTCGCCGGCGAGCCTGTGGCTCTACGTGCCCGACTGCGACGCCGCCTTCCGCCGCGCGGTGGACGCCGGCGCCAAGGCCGTCATGCCCCCGGAGGACATGTTCTGGGGCGACCGGGTGTCGATGGTGCTCGACCCGTACGGCTACGGCTGGCACTTCGCCACGCACGTGAAGGACCTCTCGCCCGAGGAGATGCGGAACGGCGCCGAGGAGTTCGCGAAGCGCATGAAGAGGTGA